The Diceros bicornis minor isolate mBicDic1 chromosome 31, mDicBic1.mat.cur, whole genome shotgun sequence genomic sequence accacaaCCTAATGAGTAGGGTGATGATGAGACTTATTGGCCAAACCTGGGTACTTTGGAGGGTGAAAGAGGTCACTAAATGGGTGGAATGCTGGGACAGCAACATAAACCAGGATCTCCTGAGCAAACTGAGATGTGTGGTCACCCTCCACCTGAGGTGGACATATCATTTCTCCCCAGCTGCAGACAATGAGAtaagagaggtcaagtaacttgacCAAGGGCACACAGTTAGTGGATGACAGAGCCTGTATAAGGAGCCAAGTGTTCTGATTTTAGAGACAGCTCTCAACACCATCGACATCTTGAGTTTGAGTTGTGGACCTTCACTTTATGGCTCAGACAGATCCTTGTGATCTCAACTGCCACAACTGCCCTATGTGAACTCCAGGTTGATTTCTCTGCAGGCCCCACAGTTTCTGCTTGAGGcctctgctccctgtgaactCCCTTCCCCCACTGTCCTTGCCTCAGTCCCACTGAATTGAAACTCCTTATTCATTCCGAATGCCACATCAAAGACAGCCCACTTCTTTTGCCCTTTCTGGCCCGTAAATCTCTGGGAACTCCCTTCCAGGACCCCATGGCTTTCTGTGTGCAGCTCTCTCCTGACATCCCAGGACCTGATCCCATGGCCCTTTCCTCCCTGTTCATGCTCCTTGGGGGCACGGCCTTTGCACCTCTGCTCTTTGAGTGACAATACTCACCCTGTAGCTACTTAATTAATTATTGTATAACTGCCTTTCAGGGCAATTTTGAGTTTTTACATCTATTTAGAAAGAGAAGCTCATTTAAATTTGAATCTTTAGTAAAGGCGGGGATCAAATCCAACACTAAACCAGACTCAGCATGATATCGTGGTGCTAAGACCACCTTTCTTCTGTTCCTGGATGAGGACTCTGGAGTCACAAAAGGGAGGGGACaggtgaggagaggaggaagttGGAGCCCATGCCATCAGGGACTGGGCCACCTGGGTCTCTCTGTTCCCCACAAGTAACCATTACCTTGATCCAATCTAAACTTGATCCATCTAATGACTTGGGTCAGTGAGCCGGATTTGGAAGGTGAGCAAGGATCACAAGTCAGCCCCAGGTAATTCTCCTTGGCTCATTCACCAAAACCCTGAACTTTACACAACTTGACATTTCCCCAAAACGTGTACTTGAATGTTTAATCCACTACTAATGTGAGAGTTCATTACACCAATACCTCCTCTATTTGTTAGTAATTTTCCCTCCACTGCATGTCCACATTTTCTTGCTAACCATCGGCATCCATGGTTGTGAACATCTTGTCCTTGCAGGCATCTCAGTGGTGTGTGAGGGGACCTGATATAAAGTATTTCCACTGATAGAGCAGTGATTCTTTTCTGAGGCTGATTTACTCTCTCCTTCCATGCACCCCTGTGGACATTCTCAGTGTCTAGAGATGTTTGTGGTGTCTCTGCAGAGTGGGTGGTGTCCTAATGGCATCAAGTGGGCAGAGactagggatgctgctaaacaactTGTGTGGCTCAAGACCTTCACTAAGAAAAGAATCCTTCAGCCTCTGATGTCAGTAAAGCCGTGGTTGGGAAACCCTGTCATACAGAAATACCTAAAAGCATTTGCCCTTGTGGTGAAAGGTCAGTAGTACTAGGTAGCCGCACACAGTGGACAGTGAATGGAGCCCCAGTGCAGAGAGAGGCTGACAGGAGTGTGGGCATCTGTATCCTCTAGTGTGCGGAGCTCAGCTTCACAGCTGTGCCTCTGCTTGGACTTCTCCCCACAATTTCTCTGTTCCATCATCCTCATCCACTTTGTCCTTCAAGATCCAACTCAGTCATCACCTCCTCACAAAGTCTTCCTTCCTGGAGAATGCAAGCTCGTaaggactttgttcttctttgaaTTTCTATGGGCCTTTAATTTCTAAGGTAAAATCTCATTCTCAAATAGTGATATACTTCATATCTTTCTTCAGTTCTCACTGTGTCATTTTACACGATAAAAATGCCTTGTCATTTGTCATGGTAattaatttttaaggaaatataaTAAATTGTGTTGGCACAGTGGCCATAGTTAGCAAACAAAAATGTTTCTGCTCTTTTTATTACCTCTGTTGTTATTAGCTACAGATGGTTTTGCAACCCAAGGACATGTATGGAAGAAGACAAGTGTATGTTTCCAGCAAGGAATGCTGCTGCTCCTATTCTCTGTGCTAAGCAAATTTGAGAAAACCAGATATTGCCCTGCAGTTACGGAGCTGAAGTCCCGGGGGCTCGCATCAATTAACTGATTATACAGTTGTAAGTCTACAACCTCATAATTGAGTCAAAAGTTGTGTAATGTTCCAGCAGAGCTCATAAAAGGGACATTGACCAAGTCATTGGGGTAGGGACCAATCCCCCAAGGATGGGAAGATTGAACTGAAATTGTGACTCTGTTAGACAAGGAGGAAGGCAGACATGAAAAAATATGagctatgaaaattttaaaaacactgagAAGGTGAGAAGAGGTTTTATATCAACAAAAATATGTCCCTCTCTGATGGAACATACTGTGACCCAGAGTCTGTGTCAGCACAAGCTCTGTTCAGCAGATATGGAGACGTCCTCACAGCTCAGCGTGCAGTAAGAGAGGTTTCACTGCCTAATTCATGTCGTTAGGTCTGTAGACTCAGACCATGAGCTGAGTTTGCTTCTCCATATATTTCAGAGAGAGGTGGTGTATCTAGGTTTCCTTACAGTTCTGAAAAGTGATTATGTAGTTTTCATCAGTGCTTTAATCTAGGAACTGGTGACAACCCATGATGTTTGACAAAGAGAACAAGATAGGAGTATTCAACATTTTTTGACAGTTTAGTATGTGTCAGACCCTGGTAAATTTACACACACAAGCATATGTTTATTCATCCTATAAAACCTATCATGGGGCACTTTTATTAGCCACCTTTTCCAGATGAGAACACTGGGTTCTCTTACATAAACTGGGTAATTGTCCTAAGGTCTGAGACCACAAACAATCTGAACCCAGGTCTTCGTGGTCCTCACCATGTGCCTCCTGTTCCTAGTTGGGGAGGCAGAGCCGCCTACAGGAACCCCCCACCATCCTGTGTGATTGACGTGGGTACCACTGTGGCCCTCCACTGGGACTTATCCAAAACCTGCAATGTGCTCACTGACAACACAGCTCATAAACATGCCCCTTGTTAATAAAGGTCTTTCTCAGTGGTTTTCAGTCCTGTTGCCCCATAGAATCACCAGTGGAGTTTAAATAGTACGGGTACCTAGGCATCAcctcagacttactgaatcaaaatctccaGAGGGGGATCcagggaatctgtattttttaaaagctcccaagTGATTTGATTGTACAGTTGGGACTGGAAACCTCTGGACAGGACCATGAGTCCTCTCAAATATACTTTCATGTAAGTGGGTAATTTCtgatgaaagaaaatgcggaGCAGCATGACCCAAGAGTGGAATGGCAGGTGGGGAGTGTATTGCTTTAGCTGGGGGCCGCCTTCACCTAAAATGAAATTGACCCAGGTAGCAAAACTAGGTTTGGGTGGAAGACTTGAGCCCATGGGCGAAGGGGAAGTGGATACCCACCCTGTTCACCTGTCTCTTCATTCCATCATCTTCCCTGCCTGGAGCCCAAGAGCAGAGAAACTCTCAACACCTATGATGCTTACTTGGCTTCTGACACCCCAGGGCTCCCTGGAAGAAAGAGCTGAgttcatttaatcatcataatAAACCTAAGATGACATCATGGCAGCCTTGCTCTTCATGGACTGAGAATATGAACCTCTGCGTTGTTGTCAACTCCGCCAGAAACAAAGACTCTGGCCTTGGAATGAGCTGGGAGAGAACAGATAAAGGAGGTTTTCCCCAAAGAAATTCTCCAAGGGTGGGATGTGTTCAACAGTGTTTGAAGGTACCTCTGCgtgaagatggtggtgatggaagGGGAACTGAGGGAGAGGATAATTCTTGTTCAGACTTGATCAATGTACATTTGAACCAGATGTGGTTCGCTATCAGCACGCAGACAAGGGGTCAAAGCTGGGTCTCTCTACAGCCTATCTCTATAACAATAGTGGAGCCTCCAGATTCCCAGTCCCTTGATTTGCCCTCTTGATGTCAGAACACACCTATGCCTCTGCACTGACACAAAGAACACAGATACAATGAACAAAAAGTCAGAGGCAAACTGAACAAACAGGACACATTTCCACAGGTGATTGAACACCCTCCTAGAAGGCAGAGAAGAATCCTTCAGGGCTGCTTTCCTGCAGTCTTCCCCGCTCAGGAAGGAGGGAGGTGTGGGGAATGAGACATAGATGAATAGCATCAGCCCTCAGTGAGGAAGGGAGGGCTGGAAGCCAGACCTTGTGACCTGCCACGTGCCATGTGGGCAGGACCAGTGAGGCTCTCAGATTACAAATAGCTCTGGGCTCCCCAGGATCCTGAGTCCTAATTGCTCATCCTTTGCTAAAGCTGAAAGCTCAGAGCAAATAAGCCACCATGAGGCTGTCCCTGTCTGTTCTGCTGGTCACTCTGGCCCTTTGCTGCTGTGAGGGTGAGTATCATTTCTAATCAGTCCAGCACCAGCCCTGGTAAGTAACCTTCTCTGAACTAGGTGAACTTAATTGGAGTACGAATAGATCAAAATCCAAAACTTTTCCTCTACTTGTGAACTAGACCCTCAAAAGCCCAGGGCTCATTTTATCAAATCCCAATACTCTGAAACTATTACAAAAAATCATTGCAGGCCAATTTTAAGAGTTTTCACCTGAAGCCTCACTCCTTGTCTGTGGTCTGTGTTTGAGAAGCAGCATGACATAACAAGTTTTGGATGTGAAtcgtggctctgccacttaccagcacTTTGACCTTGAACAAAATGCTTAATCTCCCCAAGTACCTTCTTGTCATCAGGTTTTACAGCTAGCACCAAGAATAGCTATGACAATGGGGTGGGTTGAAGTGTGTCAGGAGCCCAGTTCTGGGTATCACGCAGACATCTCGTAGTTATCAAGATGTCCTCCATCCAGAGATTTTTAGGTGCCAGTTGAGTCCACAGCTTTTTAACTCATAGATTCAGAATCATAAAGTGTTATAGCTGGAAGGGTTTTTAGAGAGTTCTCAGTTCAAGAAGAACCAGTGTTCTCTGAATCTCTGAATAATAATTCTTCACATGTGCTTGGTGAATAAACAGCACTCAATGTGTCTACAATTACTACTAGTTTTCTAGGATTACCACCAGGAATTATAGTAGAACTAGTACAATTATTAGGGCTACAATTTCCATTTTTCTAGATTAATTCTAGCCATTAATTCAACAATACTTTTGCATGTCTTCATGCCCTCTTTACTGTCCCATTCTTGTGGAGTCTTTCCCTTCCATTTGACTTTCTAAACATCCTCCTCTTTCCCTGCATGGCCTCTGATTTTACCCTCTCCAAGTTCTCTGCATAGTTTGATGTCTGACCAGAGGTCAGATCAGAGCCTGGTAGGGCACATCCCATGGTGCAGGGTGGTTGCAAAGACTTGGGGGGATGGAGAATCCAGACAAGTTTCAAGTCTCAGCACAATTCCAGTGGGGTCAGGGAAGAGCCACCCTTCCCACCTCTCACCCTATCCAAGGAATTCTGTACTTCACAGCAGAATAAAAGAGCCAATCATAACTTTGTACATAAGCTTCAAATGTGTTTAAAGTGAttagatttatcttttttttaagctttttagcTATGTCTGCATCCAATTACATAATGTTATTCTTTAATTTGGTCTCAAAATAGCATCTTCCACTTTACAAATAGTTTACTTACTCTTTTCTAGATTTAATCTCCCTTCTATGATCTCTAATAAGATTCTGAATCtaccatttatttgtatttaattatCAAAAATATCCTCTTTCCCAATATCTAAGACAAATAAGGTTTCACTCTATTAGCAGCcaaaacttaatatttttaaatctagggAAAGTGAATTTCAGTGAACCAGAGTAGTTTTGGAAAGTAGTGGGgtgaacaggaaagaaaaaaaaagaattagacatCAGGAAACTTGGTGTCCAGTCCTAGCTCTGCTGCTTGCTGTGTAACCTTGAGGAAATCATGACATTGATTTCCTCACATTATTATCAGCACAATGATCAATGGGAATACAAAATCCTTGAGTTTCCTGTCTAGTTCTAATTTCAGGAGCCATAGGAAAAAATCACTTTTCTCACagtaattgtatttctttttcttcttcttcagccAGTGAGATCGTTTGTCCATTCCTTGCTATTGATATGTCATCCTTCCTATTCACTAATGACCCTCTGTACAAGCTACAAATTGCGAAATACCAGGCACCTCCAGAAGCTGTTGAAGCCAAGTTTGAAGTGAAGCAATGCACGGATGAGATCTCCTTTGAGAACAGAGTGCTAATTAAAAAGACATtggtaattcttttttctttgtgcatagAGACTTTTGCTCAGGTGAACAGCCAGGAAGGAGTTTAGCATGCTGCTCTTGGGGGGCACAGATGGTGGAGGCTTCTGCCTTGTTGCTCACTTCTGATAGGGTGACCCAGTGGCCACAGAGTGGATGATCACATTACACCTGCTGAGTTATACTGAGGCTGCACAGACAGTATGGTCACGTTCCTCCTTCTCAAGTCAGCTCTCTGGCTGCCAGGTTCCCCATAGTGTCTTGAAGAAGAGAACACCTGGGGCCCCATGCAGTGATGTTGAAGGGCCAAAGCACTGCTGCCTCCCTGCCTGGGAGCTTTCTTTAGGGTGAGTTCCCTCAGCCAGTGGACACAGTCCCTGTGGAATCTCATGGAGAGTGTTGGGAGTGTTGAAAGGGGAAGCCGGTGGTGGGGAACTATCCCCCACCCTCTGTCGGGATTGCAGGGCAGGGGGACTGGCTGGGTTCTCTGCCAGCTTCTGCAGAGCCAAGGCCCACTCCTTGCACCTCCATCCACTTTTCTACTCCTCACCTATGACTCTCCTCTTTATCACAGCCAATGGGCAGAGACCCTCCTTGTTATGTCTTCTGCAGCCACATGTGAAGGTGAAACACTTAAATTATGTCTTTATCAAGAAATCAGATTGTTAATGGTGTCTCTCAGCCTGTCTACCACTGCATTTAGGTCATGAAGTTCAGCTGCAAATGCCCATAGATGCTGGATTCTCAGTGCTGAGAAGAACATGTACTTTCAGGTTGAGCTTCCACATCCTGAGGCTGGGAATCTCCTGAAAGCAGTACTTCCCATGTCCTCTCCCACCCTTGTCCCCATCTCTCAATTCTGTGTCTCCTTTGGAGTGAAATGGTAGAGTCTCTATCCCTGGACATCAGAGAAAATGGGCTGCTCTCTCCAACCTTTCACCCCCTCCTTCCATAGAAACCTGAGTCCTACTCTAGGGTCGCCTCAGCGTTTATTGGCCGGACTATGGAAATAGTGCTTTCTTGGCATGCATGGTTGGTTGTAACTGTCAGGTCTATTTAGTTTACATGCACACTGGGGTCCTGCCTGGTGTCTTCCATATGCCCTTTGTTGGTTGAAATTTCATTGACATCTTGGTGTGGACAACAGTCTGTGTTAACGTGTCATCTCCAGGAGCAGCATGACTGacctcccatttctttctttctttttctatttcagggGAAAATACTGTTGAAGTGTGGTTTCGCAGATTTCACAAATTGACCAAGTCTTATATAGTAGTACCTCTGTCTTTCAATGATCACCTGATCTTTTCTGGAAAATGTAAAGGTTTCACCATCCTGCTTCAATAAATCACTTGCCCTGCACTTCTCTACTTGTCTTGTCATTATCCAACAGTCTCTTGCTTCAAGTTGGGGTGAATTTCATCACAAAGTGTCCATTGGGTGTTGTCACTAGTAAATTTCAGAGACCCAACGTCCATTTAACCTTGGCGGCCTGAGGTGCAGAGATCACAAGAGGAAATATTTGTCACAAATCATCCTGCATTACTTTACAGATTTCCCATTTATGTTGCCATAAGTGAAAAGGATGGAGAGGATAAAAGCAATTAAAACGTTCCTGCTACTGGTGTTTATTTAGCGATACTTGTAGCCTAACCGTCTGGCCAGTCATGTGGTTCCCAACCAGCAGCATCACTAATATTTTGTCCTCATCATAACCACAACCAACATGGTTTGTCCTCACCACTTCACTGTGGTTTCAATCATATGAACTGTCCAGTGTAATTTGTTTTCATCTACCTCTCAATTTAAGTAAATCCCCAGGGTTCAACCTTCAATTAACTCTTTTTCACTCTGCACACTCACATGGCTCATTGATGTCTACACCACTCACCAACACCTCAGGCTAATGCTTCCTTCCTCAAATTCTCCCAAGTGCTCCAGAAATAAGCATCCACCTGCTATCTGAACAACTCCATTGAAGCACTGAATAGTCATTTCTAAAGGAATATATAAGATTGAACACACTACTATAGCAACCTACTCCTTTTCCATGTACCCTCCCCCCCATCTTGGATAATGATCCACCACCCAATGAGGCATCTGACTCAGAAAATTTGGATACATCACAGGCTCTGGGTTAGTTTCCAGTGGCTGCTCTAATACACTACCACACACTTGGTGGCTTAAATCAGCTCATTTTCTCAAAGTTTGGAGGGAAGAAATCCAAAATGCATACCACTGTGCCAAAATTATTGCGTCAGAAGGGGCACACTCCCTGTGGAAAGTTGAGGTGAAAATCTCATTGCTGCTTCCAGCTTTGATGGCTGATGGTATGTCTTGTCTTGTGTCCACATCATTGCAATCTCTGCCCCGTGAGGTCACACTGCCTTCTCCTTTTCTGAGTGTGTCTAACATCCCCCTGTCTCCTTCATTTAAACAATGGGATTGCATTTAGAGGACACCGGAAAATTCAAGGTAatctccccatctccaaatatgtTAACtttatcacatctgcaaagtccttttttgccaaggaaggaTAATATTACAAGTTTcagagattaggatgtggatatttTGGGGTGTTTTATGAGCTTACTGCAGCTCATTTTCCTGGTGACATCTAAGAGTCTACTAAATTATGTTCCCTCCACTGCCACATCGTTACTTCTGAGTATCCCCTCCTTTCCATCCCCACAACCATCATCACAGTCCAGTTCTTGTCCTTCCTGGCTTGCTCAAAAGTTTCCTAAATGTTTTCCTGGGCTCTGAGATACCTTCCTGCAATACATCGTCCTCACTGACACCGAAGGGATCCTCCTAAAATCAAAATGTGATCCTGATCTCACTTCAATAACTGTGAAATTCTAGTGGGCATTGGTTTCCGAATGTTTCAAGTAAGAGGACTTATTATTAGTCCTAAACTCACTCTTAAATTATATGTAGTAGGTGTTTTGACACAACCTCTTGGCTGAGAAATAGAAGATAAGTTATCTACTCTTATCAGTTATCAGCAATGCTTTTACAATAAATGTCTATTTTTAATCACATCAAGAAATATGTACACTTAAATTAGTCCTTATTTTGTGAAACACATTACATATCAGTATACATACTATGCTTGGTGGATGCAAGGACTCATGGAGCTCTTGTAACACCCagagaaacccagattggaatcACTGCTGGAGGATCCAGTCCCACCGTTGTCATTGCACACAAGGACATCCAAGACCTCATCTCTGGCACTCATCTGAACTCACCTTCCTGCTTGCAAAGGATTCTATGCTTAGCCATAGTTGTGCATATGCCATTTGCCTATGCATCACATTGAATCACACACTTGCACCAGGCCGGTGGTGCACCCTTCGCCTCTATATCCTTCCCCTGCATAGGACAGCTGACATAGTATGTGTAGTGTCCATTTCACATTTCGTCTTTTCCTCTGAAGCCCTCTTTGACTCTTGCATTATAAAATAAACCTTTGTACACATTGTCACACATTTTATACTCAATAGCACAGACAGAGATACACAtttttacacacatacacaatcagacatgcacacagacacagacatacacagacacacctaGAGACATTCACAAAcggacacatacacacagacaggCATATGCCTTCATCTATTGTCACTTTATTTTTCTGCGATATAATATTCAcatcacagagttgttgtgagactatattgaataaattaataatgtgAAGCAACGCATATTatcaatcattattattatttctaaaacacTGAGAGTTTGCATGCATCGAGCACCCCTATGGTAAGGAAGgtttacctgttttatcttacGTAGTCCTTACTAGTCTCCAGGAAGGTAAAAGATGTTCCTACCACTGACCGTTGGGGTGAAGGATGCCCTACTCAATCCTGTCCTTCTTCAACCCTGGCTCTGTGTTAAAATTAACTGGGAAGATTTCAAAAGCAAGTGATggccaggccccagcccaggagAAATACATTGATATCTCTGCAAATAGAACCCATGCAGTCCCCATTTCCTCACCTCTGCATCCTACAGGGGCAGCCACTCAGTGAATAGGGAAGAGCACCAGACTCTCCATGAGGGTCAGAGAACACCCAGTATCACCAAAGTGATCATCTTGAGACCTTTCCTTGGCCACCTATCGCCCCTCATATCTGGCAATTACAGGTCATCCATGAGTTTCACTGTTATAAAGCTAATAAACTTAGGGTCTCATATAGGAGAATTTTCTTCATGAGCTGCTGTATAAGAGTGTGAGGTGGGTTATCACAAGACTCCaaaggctggggctgggaggagagaggttTAGAGGTTTAGTTACCGTGTAATGGGTACAgactttctgtttgggatgacGAAAAGTTTCTGGAAATGGGCAGTGGTGACAATATTGTGAATATAGTTAATGTAATTGAATCATATACTTaaatatggttaaaatgg encodes the following:
- the LOC131395288 gene encoding secretoglobin family 1D member-like, yielding MRLSLSVLLVTLALCCCEASEIVCPFLAIDMSSFLFTNDPLYKLQIAKYQAPPEAVEAKFEVKQCTDEISFENRVLIKKTLGKILLKCGFADFTN